One segment of Thermosynechococcus sp. HN-54 DNA contains the following:
- a CDS encoding pitrilysin family protein, whose translation MLTMAVRAQPYRSLGRSLCLFVLSTLLLCLIPPPAATAMTPKHYTELTFPPLPDIQLPPYERRQLTNGMVVYLLEDHEWPLVRGTLVFRAGSRWDPPDQVGLAEVSGDLIRTGGTQVHRAAEIDQWLEDRAAAIESGVGKSLGRINFNSLKEHSEAVLNQLAEMLQAPAVEPERFELAIRRRQGMVQRRDDQPNAQAEREFSKLIYGAESPYARTQELETLAKITPADVQQFYRRYLAPSRCILGLVGDFDASQMGDRLEAIFGSWQDLPDLPPLPPVPTVTVDTSPTTVVINRPYLSQSYIYTGQLGGTLKDADVFNLYVLNGVLNGFGGRLFNEVRSRQGLAYSVYAAWSPEFDYPGVFYGVGQTQTQTTAKFLNALRQEIQRLQQEPVSAAELNYAKDSILNSFVFNFRDRLQILNRLLRYEYYDLPKDFIFRYQRAVKAATAADLQRVAQTRLKPEQWRTLIVGAPIPCPTTNCQQRQHQS comes from the coding sequence ATGCTCACCATGGCTGTCCGTGCCCAACCCTACCGCTCCTTGGGGCGATCGCTTTGCCTTTTTGTTCTCTCTACTTTACTGCTATGTTTGATCCCACCGCCAGCGGCCACAGCCATGACCCCCAAGCACTACACCGAGCTGACATTTCCCCCCTTACCAGACATTCAGCTCCCGCCCTATGAGCGGCGTCAGTTGACCAATGGCATGGTGGTCTATCTCCTTGAGGATCACGAGTGGCCCCTCGTGCGCGGAACCTTAGTTTTTCGGGCAGGTAGTCGCTGGGATCCACCCGATCAAGTGGGTTTGGCAGAAGTGAGTGGCGATCTGATTCGCACAGGGGGCACCCAAGTTCACCGTGCTGCCGAAATTGACCAGTGGCTTGAGGATCGAGCAGCAGCCATTGAATCGGGTGTCGGCAAAAGCTTAGGACGGATCAATTTCAACAGCCTCAAGGAACACAGTGAAGCGGTTCTAAACCAACTGGCGGAGATGCTCCAAGCGCCAGCAGTAGAACCAGAGCGATTTGAACTGGCCATTCGCCGACGGCAAGGGATGGTTCAACGCCGCGATGATCAACCCAATGCCCAAGCAGAACGGGAATTTTCCAAGCTGATCTACGGTGCTGAGAGTCCCTATGCCCGCACCCAAGAGTTAGAGACCCTTGCCAAGATCACACCAGCGGATGTGCAGCAGTTTTACCGCAGGTACCTCGCTCCCTCCCGCTGTATTTTGGGCTTGGTGGGCGATTTTGATGCCTCGCAAATGGGCGATCGCCTTGAAGCGATTTTTGGCTCATGGCAGGATTTGCCGGACTTACCGCCCTTGCCCCCTGTACCGACTGTAACCGTGGATACCTCGCCCACAACGGTGGTGATCAATCGCCCCTATCTCTCCCAAAGCTATATCTACACGGGGCAGTTGGGAGGGACGCTCAAGGATGCGGACGTGTTTAACCTCTATGTCCTCAATGGGGTTCTCAATGGCTTTGGCGGGCGTCTCTTCAATGAAGTGCGATCGCGCCAAGGCTTGGCCTACAGTGTCTATGCCGCTTGGAGTCCTGAATTTGACTATCCGGGAGTCTTCTATGGGGTGGGACAAACCCAAACCCAGACCACAGCCAAGTTTCTCAACGCCCTACGGCAGGAAATCCAGCGACTGCAACAAGAACCCGTGAGTGCCGCAGAACTAAACTACGCCAAGGATAGTATTCTCAATTCCTTTGTTTTTAATTTTCGCGATCGCCTACAAATTTTGAATCGCCTCCTACGCTACGAATACTATGATTTGCCCAAGGATTTTATCTTCCGCTATCAGCGAGCCGTCAAAGCAGCAACAGCAGCGGATCTGCAACGGGTGGCACAAACCCGCTTAAAGCCAGAACAGTGGCGTACCCTGATTGTGGGCGCTCCTATCCCCTGCCCTACGACAAATTGCCAGCAACGACAACATCAATCCTAA
- a CDS encoding EAL domain-containing protein, whose protein sequence is MKSDPPKKWRHLLVIEDQEGRRTIPLEASTYTIGRHPSNTIVLKSPMVSRQHAVLLRVLDPSSGNFFFRLIDGDLQGKRSVNGLTVNGKPCQSHILQHKDLIVFGGDVRARYHAIANISDSGFNRYTRALEASSISDQDVASLGGAFISSEMSEVTEIQLLRLSSFPELSPYPIIELAPNGQITYLNPAAIQEFPDLGEPDVKHPLLSRLKSWSLQEKRFSVEEINVGDRTYEVTIHILRESQLIRCYITDITERKRSELALRISEERYALAAEAANDGLWDWQISDRSMYYSPRWELLIGETPGTLQPTIEEWWRRVHPDDLERLRLNIKEHLLGTRPYFECEFRIKHRDGSYRWMRSRGKALRDEKGQPYRMAGSMTDVTEYHLIQEQILHDALHDAMTGLPNRVLFMDRLTQAITRRVRRPNSLFAVLFLDVDRFKVINDSLGHLAGDQLLIGIGQRLTTCTRAEDTIARLGGDEFAILLEELTNPAQAIEVAERVLAALSRPFLLEGHEVFTSASIGIAFLSEESKTAEDLLRDADTAMYRAKSLGKARYEVFSMTMRAQSVALMQMETDLRRAAERDEFLVYYQPIVDLSTLNIVGFETLLRWQHPERGIVSPGEFMTVAEETGLILPISWWVMAEACRQMQRWAAVFPRSRSLSISVNLSGRHFQQADLLLNLRSILSETGFPAERLRLEVTEGILIDNKEVAIATLEEIRAMGIGLYMDDFGTGYSSLSYLHRFPIDTLKIDRTFIAALNNEESSATIVHTILMLAHSLRLKVVAEGIETRQQYRVLQALGCNYGQGYFFARPLSAQQVEQLFASQSLPHLVRSAAKKHNTHGLH, encoded by the coding sequence GTGAAGTCTGATCCCCCGAAGAAGTGGCGCCATCTCCTCGTTATTGAGGATCAGGAGGGTCGGCGTACCATTCCCCTAGAAGCCAGCACCTATACGATTGGGCGACATCCCAGCAACACGATTGTCCTCAAGTCGCCGATGGTTTCCCGTCAGCACGCTGTGTTGCTACGGGTGTTGGATCCCAGCAGTGGTAATTTTTTCTTTCGCCTGATTGATGGCGATTTACAAGGGAAGCGCAGTGTCAATGGTCTGACAGTCAATGGCAAGCCCTGTCAATCCCACATTCTCCAGCATAAGGATTTGATCGTCTTTGGCGGTGATGTGCGTGCCCGCTACCACGCGATCGCGAATATTTCTGACTCCGGATTCAATCGCTACACCCGTGCCCTTGAAGCATCAAGCATCTCGGATCAAGACGTGGCCTCTTTGGGGGGCGCCTTCATCAGCAGTGAAATGTCTGAGGTGACCGAAATCCAACTGCTACGGTTGTCCTCCTTTCCAGAGTTAAGCCCCTATCCCATCATTGAACTGGCTCCCAACGGCCAAATTACCTATCTCAACCCAGCCGCCATTCAGGAATTTCCCGATCTAGGGGAACCAGATGTGAAACATCCGCTGCTATCGCGCCTCAAAAGCTGGTCGTTGCAGGAAAAGCGATTTTCTGTTGAAGAAATCAACGTTGGCGATCGCACCTACGAAGTGACCATTCATATCCTGCGGGAGAGTCAGTTAATTCGCTGCTATATCACCGACATTACCGAGCGTAAACGTTCAGAACTGGCTCTGCGCATTAGTGAGGAACGCTACGCCCTTGCGGCTGAAGCGGCAAATGATGGTCTTTGGGATTGGCAGATTAGCGATCGCTCAATGTACTATTCCCCCCGCTGGGAACTGCTGATTGGCGAAACCCCCGGTACCCTACAACCCACCATCGAGGAATGGTGGCGGCGTGTCCACCCCGATGACCTAGAGCGGTTGCGCCTGAACATAAAGGAACACCTCTTGGGCACCCGTCCCTACTTCGAGTGTGAATTTCGGATTAAACATCGCGATGGCAGTTACCGCTGGATGCGATCGCGGGGCAAAGCCCTGCGCGATGAGAAAGGCCAGCCCTACCGCATGGCTGGTTCAATGACCGATGTCACGGAGTACCACCTGATTCAGGAGCAAATTCTCCACGACGCGCTGCACGATGCGATGACGGGTCTGCCCAACCGCGTTCTCTTTATGGATCGGCTGACTCAAGCCATTACCCGCCGGGTGCGGCGTCCCAACTCCCTCTTTGCGGTGCTGTTTTTGGATGTGGATCGCTTTAAGGTGATCAACGATAGTTTGGGGCACTTGGCAGGGGATCAACTCCTGATTGGCATTGGCCAGCGACTCACGACCTGTACTCGCGCTGAGGATACGATCGCCCGCCTTGGGGGGGATGAATTTGCCATTCTCTTGGAGGAGTTAACGAATCCCGCTCAAGCGATCGAAGTGGCAGAACGAGTGCTGGCGGCCTTGAGCCGTCCTTTTCTCCTTGAGGGGCATGAAGTTTTTACAAGTGCCAGTATTGGCATTGCCTTCCTTAGTGAGGAAAGTAAGACAGCTGAGGACTTACTGCGGGATGCAGATACGGCGATGTACCGCGCTAAATCCCTTGGCAAAGCTCGCTATGAGGTCTTCAGTATGACGATGCGTGCCCAGAGTGTTGCCCTGATGCAAATGGAAACGGATCTACGACGGGCAGCAGAGCGGGATGAATTCTTGGTATACTATCAACCAATTGTCGATCTGTCAACCCTCAATATTGTTGGCTTTGAAACGCTGCTGCGCTGGCAACATCCCGAACGAGGGATTGTCTCCCCCGGTGAATTCATGACTGTGGCCGAAGAAACGGGGCTGATCCTACCCATTAGTTGGTGGGTGATGGCAGAGGCCTGTCGCCAAATGCAACGCTGGGCAGCGGTCTTTCCCCGCAGTCGAAGTCTAAGTATTAGTGTCAACCTCAGTGGTCGTCATTTCCAACAGGCAGATCTGCTACTTAATTTAAGATCCATTTTGTCAGAAACTGGATTTCCAGCTGAGCGGCTGCGCCTTGAGGTGACGGAAGGGATTCTCATTGATAACAAGGAAGTGGCGATCGCCACCCTTGAGGAAATTCGTGCCATGGGCATTGGCTTGTATATGGATGATTTTGGCACGGGCTATTCTTCCCTGAGCTATTTGCACCGTTTTCCCATTGACACGCTAAAAATTGATCGCACGTTTATTGCAGCCCTCAATAATGAGGAATCTTCGGCAACAATTGTACACACTATTCTTATGTTGGCTCACTCCTTGCGCCTGAAGGTGGTGGCGGAGGGGATTGAAACCCGTCAACAGTATCGCGTTCTCCAAGCCCTAGGGTGCAACTATGGTCAAGGCTATTTCTTTGCCCGCCCCCTTTCCGCCCAACAGGTGGAACAATTATTTGCGAGCCAATCTTTGCCGCACCTAGTACGCTCCGCTGCCAAAAAGCACAATACGCACGGTCTCCACTAG
- a CDS encoding sugar transferase — protein sequence MRSQASPRDIRAPRCRRMWLRSETAFALLLLASDLVGLVLAWKLGLQLNRFYAPLPPDLAAWYWLGLPSVFWFFAAGLLFLIAVSGLYHPRGHWKNYLRLAKVLSLGYLLALAIAYFYDPKVDLPRSLFFSAWSLSVLFPVILRLGVSLAFKIWTLRRPIRAFLVAPPERQAYLSSLLEQRSNYKIVGSAIATMANEPETLTEILNCQAQEVIVEGLPPAHLASALYWQLRQHGIALRLIPSSLEMLYRRGTPEIVAALPTLRVDMTYLNGWEYRLKRYLDVILALIGIVVLAPLFIVVAIAIKLTSPGPIFFRQERVGLHGQVFQMWKFRTMRADAPQLQAQLEAQNESADGILFKVKNDPRRTRLGSFLRKTSIDELPQLFNVLWGDMSLVGPRPLPLRDVARFHSWHHIRHQVMPGITGLWQISGRSEIGNFDEAACLDLYYIDNWSLNLDLEILVETVRIVLFGSGAY from the coding sequence ATGCGGTCTCAAGCTTCTCCCCGTGATATTCGGGCACCTCGCTGCCGTCGGATGTGGTTGCGCTCAGAAACCGCCTTTGCCCTGTTGCTATTGGCAAGTGATTTAGTGGGGTTGGTGCTAGCTTGGAAACTCGGGCTGCAACTGAATCGCTTTTATGCGCCGTTACCTCCTGATCTGGCGGCTTGGTACTGGCTGGGATTGCCCAGTGTTTTTTGGTTCTTTGCAGCGGGTCTGTTGTTTTTGATTGCCGTGAGTGGGCTGTATCACCCGCGCGGCCATTGGAAAAATTATCTGCGGCTGGCCAAGGTGCTGAGCTTGGGCTATTTGTTGGCGCTGGCGATCGCCTACTTCTATGATCCCAAGGTAGATTTGCCGCGCTCGCTGTTTTTTAGTGCTTGGAGTCTCAGTGTTCTATTCCCCGTGATCCTGCGTTTAGGCGTGAGTTTAGCCTTCAAAATTTGGACCCTACGGCGACCGATACGGGCTTTTCTCGTAGCGCCTCCAGAGCGGCAGGCGTATCTCAGTAGCCTGCTGGAGCAACGTTCCAATTACAAAATTGTCGGCAGCGCGATCGCCACCATGGCCAATGAACCAGAAACCTTGACCGAGATTCTCAACTGTCAAGCCCAAGAGGTGATTGTGGAAGGCCTCCCCCCAGCCCATCTTGCTTCAGCACTCTATTGGCAACTACGACAACATGGCATTGCCCTACGCTTAATCCCCTCCAGCTTGGAAATGCTCTACCGCCGTGGTACGCCAGAAATTGTTGCCGCTTTGCCGACCCTACGGGTGGATATGACCTACCTCAATGGCTGGGAGTATCGGCTGAAGCGCTATTTGGATGTGATCTTGGCACTCATTGGCATTGTCGTGCTCGCGCCTTTATTTATCGTGGTGGCGATCGCCATCAAACTCACCTCCCCTGGCCCTATCTTCTTCCGCCAAGAGCGGGTGGGACTCCATGGACAGGTCTTTCAGATGTGGAAATTTCGCACCATGCGTGCCGATGCACCCCAACTCCAAGCTCAGTTGGAGGCACAAAATGAATCCGCCGATGGCATTCTCTTTAAGGTGAAAAACGACCCCCGCCGCACCCGCCTCGGCAGTTTCCTGCGCAAGACCAGCATTGATGAACTGCCGCAACTGTTTAATGTCCTCTGGGGAGACATGAGTTTGGTGGGGCCGCGTCCGCTTCCCCTGCGGGATGTTGCCCGTTTTCATTCTTGGCATCATATTCGCCATCAGGTCATGCCGGGAATTACGGGGCTGTGGCAAATTTCTGGCCGCTCTGAGATTGGTAACTTTGATGAAGCGGCGTGCCTTGATCTCTACTACATTGACAATTGGTCTCTTAATCTGGATTTGGAAATTCTAGTGGAGACCGTGCGTATTGTGCTTTTTGGCAGCGGAGCGTACTAG
- a CDS encoding cofactor assembly of complex C subunit B — MSSDFIYPSTLLLTSLLAVGFVFFIRASTKERIETKEWLIAQPIAELAPRLKQYFQQRGYRLHSVSADGSEVTFQGNVAASPFVAALLLALAVSSATAIALVLTVLFPDRGILAFGLIGLTPIAPWFYWRGAQRLETVRLSLQPQSDITQVTLEGHRDELITFEDTLLRA; from the coding sequence ATGTCCAGCGATTTCATTTACCCTTCCACCCTCTTGCTCACCAGCCTCCTGGCCGTCGGATTTGTGTTTTTTATTCGTGCCTCTACGAAAGAACGCATTGAAACCAAAGAATGGCTCATTGCCCAGCCCATTGCCGAGCTAGCTCCCCGTCTCAAGCAGTATTTTCAGCAGCGTGGCTACCGCCTGCACAGCGTCAGTGCCGATGGCAGTGAAGTGACCTTTCAGGGAAATGTTGCCGCCAGTCCCTTTGTGGCCGCATTGCTCCTTGCCTTGGCCGTTTCCAGTGCCACCGCCATTGCCCTTGTACTGACCGTTCTCTTTCCCGATCGCGGCATTCTTGCCTTTGGCCTGATTGGTCTGACCCCCATTGCCCCTTGGTTTTATTGGCGAGGTGCCCAGCGACTTGAAACGGTTAGGCTCTCGTTGCAACCCCAATCGGATATCACCCAAGTCACCCTAGAGGGACATCGCGATGAACTAATCACCTTCGAGGATACATTGCTGCGGGCTTAG